A genomic segment from Corylus avellana chromosome ca5, CavTom2PMs-1.0 encodes:
- the LOC132183071 gene encoding uncharacterized protein LOC132183071, giving the protein MATQAAQSFSGNMKKALAGLRRINLEGLRWRVFDAKGQVLGRLASQISTVIQGKDKPTYAPNRDDGDMCIVLNAKDLCVTGRKLTDKIYHWHTGYIGHLKERTLKDQMAKDPTEVIRKAVLRMLPRNKLRDDRDRKLRIFAGSEHPFGDRPIEPYIAPPRRVREMRPRARRAMIRAQKKAELQQQSANETIKGKRAKQVKADVSQ; this is encoded by the exons atggcaACCCAAGCAGCTCAATCTTTCAGTGGCAACATGAAG AAAGCACTTGCTGGGCTGAGACGTATAAATCTGGAAGGTCTGCGCTGGAGGGTATTTGATGCCAAAGGCCAG GTCCTTGGCAGATTAGCATCCCAAATATCAACTGTGATTCAAGGAAAGGATAAGCCGACATATGCTCCAAATCGTGATGATGGGGATATGTGCATTGTGCTTAATGCAAAAGATCTCTGCGTCACAGGGAGAAAGCTCACGGACAAGATTTATCATTGGCATACGGG CTACATTGGCCACCTCAAGGAAAGGACTTTAAAGGACCAGATGGCTAAAGATCCTACAGAAGTCATCCGCAAAGCTGTATTACGTATGCTTCCAAGAAACAAATTGCGTGAT GATAGAGATCGAAAATTGAGGATATTTGCTGGAAGTGAGCATCCTTTTGGTGACAGACCCATTGAACCATACATAGCGCCTCCTAGAAGAGTACGCGAAATGCGGCCCCGTGCAAGGCGAGCAATGATTCGAGCTCAGAAGAAAGCTGAGCTGCAACAACAGAGTGCCAATGAGACAATAAAAGGCAAAAGGGCGAAACAAGTTAAAGCAGACGTGAGTCAATAA
- the LOC132182795 gene encoding mitochondrial pyruvate carrier 1-like isoform X2, which yields MGILRTFWNSPIGPKTTHFWGPVVNWSIPIAAMTDTKKPPELISGNMTKVMCVYSALFMRFAYMVQPRNYHLLVCHATNETVQLYQLSRWMKAQGHLKEENKDAGT from the exons ATGGGAATCCTCCGCACATTTTGGAACAGTCCTATAGGTCCTAAAACAACTCACTTCTGGGGACCTGTTGTGAACTGGAGCATCCCCATTGCA GCAATGACAGACACAAAGAAACCCCCAGAGTTGATTTCTGGCAATATGACTAAAG TGATGTGTGTTTATTCGGCATTGTTCATGAGGTTTGCATATATGGTACAGCCAAGGAACTACCATCTGCTCGTATGCCATGCAACAAATGAGACTGTACAGCTCTATCAGCTCTCCCGTTGGATGAAGGCTCAAGG GCACTTGAAAGAGGAGAATAAGGACGCTGGAACATAG
- the LOC132182795 gene encoding mitochondrial pyruvate carrier 1-like isoform X1, whose protein sequence is MGILRTFWNSPIGPKTTHFWGPVVNWSIPIAAMTDTKKPPELISGNMTKVMCVYSALFMRFAYMVQPRNYHLLVCHATNETVQLYQLSRWMKAQGVLSSNYSQTAVSL, encoded by the exons ATGGGAATCCTCCGCACATTTTGGAACAGTCCTATAGGTCCTAAAACAACTCACTTCTGGGGACCTGTTGTGAACTGGAGCATCCCCATTGCA GCAATGACAGACACAAAGAAACCCCCAGAGTTGATTTCTGGCAATATGACTAAAG TGATGTGTGTTTATTCGGCATTGTTCATGAGGTTTGCATATATGGTACAGCCAAGGAACTACCATCTGCTCGTATGCCATGCAACAAATGAGACTGTACAGCTCTATCAGCTCTCCCGTTGGATGAAGGCTCAAGG TGTTCTGAGTTCTAATTACTCACAAACAGCAGTGAGTCTGTGA
- the LOC132182480 gene encoding 4-coumarate--CoA ligase-like 9, which produces MDQENSSVDPRSGFNSVTRTFHSLRSPIDLPPEDTPISAAAYSFSLRHYNSPCPDSLALINSATGQRVFYSDFTRKTQSLTSYLRSVIGLSKGDTAFILSPNLVQVPILYFSLLSLGVVISPANPISTESDISWLVRLCNPVIAFATSSTAHKLPTFRFKTILLDSPEFDSMTISPVQKLDRVVVSQSDLAAIMYTSGTTGKVKGAALTHRNLMAVVAVSCANRMKRESPDMLLYTVPYFHVFGLSYCLKSVALNEAQVVMERFDLRKMLRAVEEFRVTHVALAPPVVVRMAKSDVIDGYDLSSLEGVTSGGAPLGKDVIAAFMARFPSVVFVQGYGVTEAAGGMFITAGHAESLHWGSAGRLAGGFESKIVDPDTGDHGLPPGCQGELWIKGPSIMKGYVGDPEATFATLVADGWLRTGDLCYIDKDGFLFIADRLKELIKYKGNQVPPAELEQMLQSHPEIVDAAVIPYPDEEAGEVPMAFVVRQPRSNLGGPEIMDFVAKQVAPYKKIRRVAFVTSIPKSAAGKILRKDLRKLLPPTSSRL; this is translated from the exons ATGGATCAAGAAAACTCTTCCGTTGATCCAAGGAGCGGTTTCAACTCAGTAACAAGGACCTTCCACAGCCTTAGGTCCCCCATTGATCTTCCTCCAGAAGACACTCCTATATCAGCCGCTGCGTATTCTTTCTCGCTCCGACACTACAACTCACCCTGCCCCGACTCGCTCGCTCTGATCAACTCCGCCACCGGTCAGCGCGTCTTTTACTCCGACTTCACTCGCAAAACCCAAAGCCTAACCTCATATCTCCGCTCCGTTATCGGACTCTCCAAAGGCGACACCGCATTCATTCTCTCTCCGAACCTCGTTCAAGTTCCGATCCTTTACTTCTCGCTGCTCTCGCTTGGGGTGGTCATCTCGCCGGCGAACCCGATAAGCACCGAGTCGGATATTTCCTGGCTGGTCCGGCTGTGCAATCCGGTCATCGCCTTTGCTACGTCATCCACAGCTCACAAGCTCCCCACTTTCCGATTTAAAACCATTCTTCTCGACTCGCCTGAGTTCGACTCAATGACGATAAGTCCGGTACAAAAGCTAGACCGAGTCGTAGTGAGCCAATCCGATTTGGCGGCGATCATGTACACGTCCGGGACCACTGGGAAAGTCAAGGGAGCGGCGTTAACTCACAGGAATCTTATGGCGGTGGTTGCCGTTTCTTGCGCGAACCGGATGAAGAGAGAATCACCCGACATGCTCCTCTACACGGTGCCGTACTTCCACGTGTTTGGGTTATCCTACTGCCTGAAGTCGGTGGCTCTGAACGAGGCCCAGGTGGTGATGGAGAGGTTTGATTTGAGGAAGATGCTGAGAGCGGTGGAGGAGTTTAGGGTGACCCACGTGGCGCTTGCCCCACCGGTGGTGGTGCGCATGGCCAAGAGTGATGTTATTGACGGTTATGATTTGAGCTCGTTGGAGGGAGTCACTAGCGGCGGAGCTCCGCTCGGGAAGGATGTCATCGCAGCTTTCATGGCCAGGTTTCCAAGCGTTGTCTTTGTGCAG GGTTATGGGGTGACAGAAGCAGCGGGGGGAATGTTCATAACCGCTGGTCACGCGGAGAGTCTTCATTGGGGATCAGCAGGGAGGCTTGCAGGAGGTTTTGAATCAAAAATAGTAGACCCGGACACAGGCGATCATGGTTTGCCTCCGGGCTGCCAAGGGGAGCTCTGGATTAAAGGACCCTCAATCATGAAAG GTTATGTTGGTGATCCCGAAGCAACTTTCGCAACTTTAGTAGCAGATGGGTGGCTGAGAACAGGTGACCTTTGTTATATTGATAAAGATGGTTTCCTCTTTATTGCAGATAGGCTCAAGGAATTGATCAAATACAAGGGAAACCAG GTACCCCCTGCAGAGCTGGAACAAATGCTCCAGTCCCACCCGGAGATAGTTGATGCTGCTGTGATACC ATACCCTGATGAAGAAGCTGGAGAGGTGCCAATGGCTTTTGTCGTGAGACAGCCTCGAAGCAACCTTGGTGGACCAGAAATAATGGATTTTGTCGCAAAACAG GTTGCCCCATACAAGAAAATAAGGCGGGTAGCGTTTGTCACTTCCATACCCAAGTCTGCAGCTGGCAAAATATTAAGAAAGGATTTAAGGAAGCTTCTTCCCCCAACCTCTTCTAGGTTGTGA
- the LOC132182679 gene encoding protein TPLATE, translated as MDILFAQIQADLRSNDALRQTGALLQALQQSAAGRDISVLAKSAVEEIVAAPASAVSKKLAFDLIRSTRLTADLWDTVCTGVRNDLEFPDPDVTAAAVSILAALPSHRLGKLVADSSKEIEACFGSQSDNLRFSITETLGCVMARDDVVTLCENSVNLLDRVSYWWTRIGQNMLDKSDSVSKVAFESVGRLFQEFDSKRMSRLAGDKLIDSENSLAIRSNWVSSMVDFVWKKRNALMARSLVLPVESFRATVFPIVYAVKAVASEAVEVIRKLSKSSSANGRSVSDSNAERFVGVSDMVSHLAPFLASSLDPALIFEVGINMLYLADVPGGKPEWASQSIIAILTLWDRQEFSSAKESIVRAVVTNLHLLDLHMQVSLFKRLLLMVRNLRAESDRMHALACVCRTALCVDLFAKESVRRGQKPLAGTDIASLFENARIRDDLNSVMSKSLFREELVASLMESCFQLSLPLPEQKNSGMESRVIGALAYGTGYGALNWTEPALEVVEVCRPCVKWDCDGRTYAIDCYLKLLVRLCHIYDTRGGVKRVKDGASQDQILNETRLQNLQRELVKDLREVNTTRICARLIWAIAEHIDLEGLDPLLADDPDDPLNIIVSNIHKVLFNIDSSADTTNRLLDVQAVLLCAQRLGSRHPRAGQLLTKELEEFRNNGLADSVNKHQCRLILQRIKYASSHPESKWPGVSEARGDYPFSHHKLTVQFYEASAAQDRKLEGLVHKAILELWRPDPSELTLLLTKGIDSTLLKVPPTAITLTGSSDPCYVEAYHLADSGDGRVTLHLKVLNLTDLELNRVDIRVGLSGALYFMDGSPQAIRQLRNLVSQDPVPCSVTVGVSHFERCALWVQVLYYPFYGSGAVGDYEGDYAEEDPQIMRQKRSLRPELGEPVILRCQPYKIPLTELLLPHKISPVEFFRLWPSLPAIVEYTGTYTYEGSGFKATAAQQYGASPFLSGLKSLSSKPFHRVCSHIIRTVAGFQLCFAAKTWYGGFLGMMIFGASEVSRNMDLGDETTTMMCKFVVRASDASITKEIGSDLQGWLDDLTDGGVEYMPEDEVKVAAAERLRTSMERIALLKAAQPKKTPKSDEDEEEVEEEDDEDEDDDEKKKKKEEKKDGEEDGKTKGPSTLSKLTAEEAEHRALQAAVLQEWHMLCKERNQS; from the exons ATGGACATCCTCTTCGCCCAGATCCAAGCGGACCTCCGTTCGAACGATGCGCTCCGCCAGACCGGCGCTCTCCTCCAAGCGCTCCAGCAGTCCGCCGCGGGCCGAGACATCTCGGTGCTGGCCAAGTCCGCCGTGGAGGAGATCGTGGCCGCTCCGGCCTCCGCCGTGTCCAAGAAGCTCGCCTTCGACCTCATCCGCTCCACGCGCCTAACCGCCGATCTCTGGGACACTGTCTGCACAGGCGTCCGTAACGATCTCGAATTCCCGGACCCCGACGTCACTGCCGCTGCTGTCTCAATCCTCGCCGCTCTCCCCTCCCACCGCCTCGGAAAGCTAGTCGCCGATTCGAGCAAAGAGATCGAGGCCTGTTTCGGCTCGCAGAGCGACAATCTCCGATTCTCCATCACCGAAACCCTAGGCTGCGTCATGGCTCGTGACGACGTCGTCACGCTCTGCGAGAACAGCGTGAACCTTCTGGATAGGGTTTCCTACTGGTGGACACGTATCGGCCAGAATATGCTCGACAAATCCGACTCCGTTTCGAAGGTCGCGTTCGAGTCCGTGGGCAGGCTGTTCCAGGAGTTCGATTCGAAGCGAATGAGCAGACTCGCGGGCGATAAGCTCATCGATAGCGAGAACTCGCTCGCGATTCGGTCGAATTGGGTTTCGTCGATGGTGGACTTCGTGTGGAAGAAGCGCAACGCGTTGATGGCGAGGTCGTTGGTCCTGCCGGTCGAGAGTTTCAGGGCCACAGTGTTTCCGATCGTGTACGCCGTGAAGGCCGTGGCTTCTGAGGCCGTCGAGGTGATTCGGAAGCTATCGAAGTCTTCTTCTGCCAATGGGAGGAGTGTTTCAGATTCAAATGCGGAACGGTTCGTCGGAGTTTCGGACATGGTTTCGCACCTGGCGCCGTTCTTGGCGTCTTCGTTGGACCCGGCTTTGATTTTCGAAGTGGGGATTAATATGCTGTATTTGGCGGATGTGCCTGGAGGGAAGCCCGAGTGGGCTTCGCAGTCGATTATTGCGATTCTCACGCTTTGGGATCGACAGGAATTTTCGTCTGCGAAAGAGAGTATCGTCAGGGCTGTAGTTACGAATCTACACCTTCTCGATCTTCATATGCAG GTTTCATTGTTTAAGAGGCTCCTTCTTATGGTGAGAAACTTGAGGGCAGAATCAGACCGCATGCATGCTTTAGCATGTGTTTGTAGGACAGCTCTCTGTGTTGATCTTTTTGCGAAGGAAAGCGTTCGAAGAGGTCAGAAACCTCTTGCAGGAACTGATATTGCTTCTCTTTTTGAGAATGCAAGAATAAGAGATGATCTTAATAGTGTCATGAGTAAAAGCTTATTTAGGGAGGAGTTAGTAGCATCATTGATGGAAAGTTGTTTTCAGTTGTCTCTACCTTTGCCTGAACAGAAGAACTCAGGTATGGAGAGCAGGGTCATTGGAGCTTTAGCGTATGGAACTGGTTATGGTGCACTAAATTGGACTGAGCCTGCTTTGGAAGTGGTGGAAGTTTGTAGGCCTTGCGTCAAATGGGATTGTGATGGCCGGACCTATGCAATCGATTGCTACCTAAAGTTGCTTGTTAGGTTGTGCCATATATATGACACTAGGGGAGGTGTAAAAAGAGTTAAAGATGGTGCTTCTCAggatcaaattttaaatgagaCAAGGTTGCAAAACTTACAACGTGAACTTGTGAAAGATCTACGTGAG GTGAATACCACAAGAATATGTGCTCGCCTTATTTGGGCTATTGCAGAACACATAGATCTAGAAGGATTGGATCCACTTCTAGCTGACGACCCCGATGATCCGCTTAATATCATTGTATCAAATATTCACAAAGTTTTGTTCAACATAGATTCGTCTGCAGATACAACAAATAGGCTGCTAGATGTTCAGGCAGTTCTTTTATGTGCTCAGCGGTTGGGGTCACGTCACCCTAGGGCAGGGCAGTTACTGACTAAAGAACTCGAAGAGTTTAGAAACAATGGTTTGGCTGATTCTGTCAATAAGCATCAATGCCGCTTAATTTTGCAGAGAATCAAATATGCATCAAGTCATCCAGAGAGCAA GTGGCCAGGGGTTAGTGAAGCCAGAGGAGATTACCCATTTAGCCACCACAAACTAACTGTTCAATTTTATGAAGCATCTGCGGCTCAGGATAGAAAGTTGGAAGGATTGGTTCACAAGGCTATTTTAGAGCTTTGGAGGCCAGACCCTAGTGAGTTAACTCTTTTGCTGACAAAAGGAATCGACTCTACTTTACTGAAGGTGCCACCAACTGCAATTACTTTGACTGGTAGCAGTGATCCATGCTATGTTGAAGCATACCATTTAGCGGACTCAGGTGATGGAAGGGTCACTCTGCATTTAAAG GTCTTAAATTTGACTGACCTTGAACTGAATCGGGTGGACATTCGGGTTGGATTATCGGGTGCATTATATTTTATGGATGGATCTCCTCAAGCAATTCGGCAACTGCGTAATCTTGTTTCACAG GATCCAGTGCCCTGCAGTGTGACAGTGGGTGTATCCCATTTTGAGAGATGTGCCCTTTGGGTTCAAGTATTATACTACCCATTCTATGGCAGTGGTGCTGTGGGAGATTATGAAGGGGACTATGCTGAGGAGGATCCGCAAATCATGAGACAAAAGAGAAGCTTAAGGCCAGAACTAGGAGAGCCTGTGATTTTGAGATGTCAGCCTTACAAAATTCCACTGACTGAACTTCTTTTGCCCCATAAAATCTCTCCTGTGGAATTTTTCCGCCTGTGGCCCAGTTTGCCAGCAATAGTGGAGTACACTGGTACATATACATATGAAGGAAGTGGCTTCAAGGCTACTGCTGCACAGCAGTATGGGGCATCGCCTTTCTTAAGTGGACTGAAATCTTTGTCGTCTAAGCCATTCCACAGAGTTTGTTCACATATTATCCGGACAGTGGCAGGGTTTCAG CTTTGTTTTGCTGCAAAAACTTGGTATGGAGGCTTCTTGGGCATGATGATCTTTGGAGCCAGTGAAGTGAGCAGAAACATGGATTTGGGAGACGAGACAACGACCATGATGTGCAAATTTGTGGTTCGAGCTTCTGATGCATCAATTACGAAGGAGATTGGATCGGATCTACAGGGATGGTTAGATGACCTTACTGATGGAGGTGTAGAGTACATGCCAGAAGATGAAGTGAAGGTGGCTGCTGCCGAGAGACTTAGGACCTCAATGGAACGAATTGCTTTATTAAAGGCAGCCCAACCAAAAAAGACTCCAAAAtctgatgaagatgaagaggaggttgaagaggaagatgatgaggatgaggatgacgacgaaaagaagaaaaagaaagaagagaagaaagacggtgaagaagatggaaaaacAAAGGGACCTTCAACCTTGTCAAAGTTAACTGCAGAGGAGGCTGAGCATCGGGCTCTTCAAGCTGCAGTGCTCCAGGAATGGCACATGTTGTGTAAAGAGAGGAACCAAAGttaa
- the LOC132182680 gene encoding COP9 signalosome complex subunit 3: MGSLETLVAQIQGLSSSAGDISRLHVILKQAEDSLRSESTRLSPILSQLDPSIHSLGYLYILEACTSVPISKEQAATLVPYVARFISFCVPEQIRLAPDKFISVCKRFKEQVVLLDAPIRGVAPMLAAVQKLQSSSEHLTSLHPEFLLLCLLAKCYKTGMSILEDDIFEVDQPRDFFLYCYYGGMICIGQKRFRKALELLHNAVTAPMSNINAIAIEAYKKYIMVSLIHHGQFSTSLPKYTSSAAQRHLKNFCQPYIDLAVSYSTGKIAELEACIQTNREHFESDNNFGLVKQVVSSMYKRNIQRLTQTYLTLSLQDIANTVQLNSPKEAEMHVLQMIQDGEIFATINQKDGMVRFLEDPEQYKTCEMIEHIDSSIQRIMALSRKLTAIDEQISCDPLYLAKAGRERQRFDFDDFDTVPQKFNI, translated from the exons ATGGGCTCATTGGAAACTCTGGTCGCCCAAATTCAAGGTCTGTCGAGCAGCGCCGGAGATATCTCACGCCTCCACGTCATTCTGAAGCAAGCGGAGGACTCGCTCCGCTCCGAGTCGACTCGGTTGTCTCCGATTCTCAGCCAGCTCGACCCCTCCATACACTCTCTCGGATACCTCTACATCCT AGAAGCTTGCACATCTGTCCCAATCTCGAAAGAGCAAGCCGCTACACTGGTTCCCTACGTTGCCAGATTTATTAGTTTTTGTGTTCCGGAGCAGATTCGTTTGGCACCCGATAAAT TTATATCTGTTTGTAAGAGGTTCAAGGAACAAGTTGTGCTGCTTGACGCACCAATTCGGGGGGTTGCTCCGATGTTGGCAGCTGTTCAGAAACTTCAGAGTTCGTCAGAACATTTGACTAGTTTGCATCCtgagtttcttcttctttgtttgttgGCAAAGTGCTACAAAACCGGCATGTCCATTTTGGAGGATGATATATTTGAAGTTGATCAGCCAAGGGACTTTTTCCTCTACTGTTATTATGG TGGGATGATATGCATTGGACAAAAACGTTTTCGGAAAGCACTGGAGCTTCTACACAAT GCTGTTACTGCTCCAATGTCCAATATAAATGCTATAGCTATTGAAGCGTACAAAAAATACATAATGGTTTCTCTCATTCACCATGGACAG TTCTCTACAAGTCTTCCCAAGTACACTTCTTCAGCCGCTCAGAGACATCTAAAGAACTTCTGTCAG CCCTACATTGACCTTGCAGTTAGTTATAGCACTGGGAAAATTGCAGAACTAGAGGCATGCATCCAGACAAACAGGGAGCATTTTGAAAGT GACAACAACTTTGGGCTGGTGAAGCAGGTTGTATCATCTATGTATAAGCGAAATATCCAGAGATTGACTCAGACATACCTGACCCTCTCCCTCCAAGATATTGCCAATACAGTACAACTGAATAGCCCTAAGGAGGCAGAAATGCATGTCCTGCAAATG ATCCAAGATGGTGAGATATTTGCAACAATCAACCAGAAGGATGGAATGGTTAGATTCCTAGAGGATCCTGAACAATATAAGACCTGTGAGATGATTGAGCATATCGATTCATCTATCCAGAG GATAATGGCACTCTCAAGGAAGCTGACTGCTATAGATGAACAGATCTCATGTGATCCTTTATACCTAGCAAAG GCTGGGAGAGAAAGACAGAGATTTGACTTCGATGACTTTGATACTGTTCCTCAGAAATTTAACATATGA
- the LOC132183308 gene encoding uncharacterized protein LOC132183308, translating into MADYHFVYKDVEGASTQWDDIQRKFGNLPPKPPAFKPPPFTPAPDESSIPKDKSWIDEKTEEELEDLQDDPDLDDDRFLEEYRKKRLVEMREAAKVAKFGSVISITGSDFVREVSQAPPDVWVVVILYKEGIPECALLMQCLEELATKYPATKFVKIISTECIPNYPDRNLPTLLVYNNGAVKANYVGLHTFGRRCTPEGVALVLCHSDPVLDDGQSGSDPSRKAVMEGVRKRLIEKVVKEHEDNDDGSSSD; encoded by the exons ATGGCGGACTACCACTTCGTGTACAAGGACGTGGAGGGCGCGTCGACGCAGTGGGACGACATTCAACGAAAGTTCGGGAATTTGCCGCCGAAACCCCCAGCGTTCAAGCCCCCGCCCTTCACGCCCGCCCCGGACGAGTCCTCCATCCCCAAGGACAAGTCTTGGATCGATGAGAAAACCGAAGAGGAGCTCGAGGACCTCCAGGACGACCCCGATCTCGACGACGATCGCTTCCTCGAAGAGTACAG gaaaaagaggTTGGTGGAGATGAGGGAAGCAGCTAAGGTTGCGAAGTTTGGATCTGTGATCTCGATTACGGGATCGGATTTCGTGCGAGAGGTTTCGCAAGCTCCGCCTGATGTTTGGGTTGTTGTGATCCTCTACAAAGAAGG AATACCGGAATGTGCACTGCTAATGCAATGTTTGGAAGAATTGGCGACAAAATACCCGGCCACGAAATTTGTTAAGATAATATCTACGGAGTGCATCCCCAACTACCCGGACCGTAATCTTCCTACTCTGTTAGTGTACAACAATGGTGCAGTGAAAGCAAATTACGTTGGCTTGCATACTTTTGGCCGGAGATGCACACCTGAAG GTGTTGCATTAGTTCTATGCCACTCAGATCCCGTACTTGATGATGGCCAGAGTGGGAGTGATCCGTCAAGAAAAGCTGTGATGGAAGGAGTTCGCAAGAGGCTCATAGAGAAAGTAGTGAAAGAGCATGAAGATAATGATGATGGATCTTCGagtgattaa